The Falsibacillus pallidus genome contains the following window.
AGGAGATCCTGCCAGATCACTTGGGGGTGGCCATGTCTTCACTGCCAATAACCGCGGCAAAAAAAGCATCCAGGTTGATTTGAAAAACAAAGATGAAATAGAGAGATTAAAAGAATTGATTACAGGCACCGATGTCATACTGGAAAGCTTCCGTCCAGGAATCCTGGACCGATTTGGACTAGGGTATGAGTCAGTGAAAAGGATAAAGAAAGATATCATTTATTGCTCTTTGAGAGGATACAGCACGGTAAGTGAACGGAGGCATCAGGGAAGCCATGATTTGAATTATCTGGCATTAAGCGGTCTTCTTTCACAAATGGCCGATTTAGAAAATGCCCCTATACATCCGACCCTAACATTAGCGGATCAGATTGGTGGAATAAAAGCTTCTGAATCGATTATTGCTGCACTCCTGCACAAAGAGCGGACCGGTGTGGGGGCAAACATTGAGGTCTCTATTTTAGATGCAGCGATTGACTTGATGAATAATCATTTTCAATATTTCCATAACAGTAAAAGGGATAATGGAATTCCTGAATTAGATGGTTTGAATCCCAGATATGCGATCTATGAAACTCTTGATAATCGCCATATGGTTTTGGCTGCCTTAGAGGATAAGTTCTGGTCAAACTTCTGCAAAGGCATGAAATTGTCTTCTTTTGACCTTGCACAACGAGAAATGAAAGACATATTTCGTATGAAAACATTTGAAGAATGGACAAGGTTTGGCATCCTCCACGATTGCTGCCTGACACCTGTCCTTTCCATAGAGGAGGTGTATTCGCAGCAAATTCAAAACTCAACGGATGCTGGCGGTATTACTTTATCATCATTGAACCCTTTTCCCAGTTTGGGGGAGCACAATGAATTATTACTGGGGGAATCATTTTTTCAGGAACAATTAAAAAAGGGGGAATAGAATCAAATGATGAATACGCCATTACTTCTTACTTCATTTATTCACCGAGCAGAAAAGTATTTTCCTCAAAAACAAATCATCTCAAGAACACTATCCGGCATACAGCGCTTTACTTATTCAGACTTTGTCAAAAGGACCAGGCGGCTTTCGAGTTCATTAGAGAAGATTGGCATGGAGCCTGGCATTAAAGTAGGGACATTTGCTTGGAATCATCACCAGCACTTGGAAGCCTATTTTGCCGTACCTTGCAGCGGTGCAGTCCTCCATATGGTCAATATTCGCTTGTCTCCCGAACATCTAGTCTATGTCATCAATCATGCAGAAGATAAAATCCTATTGATTGATGAAGATCTCGTACCTGTCATTGAAAAGGTCCGTGATCAATTGCATACAGTCGAAACATTCGTCATTATGTCTGATGAAAGATCTCTTCCCGAAACCACACTTTCTCCTGTCTACTCTTATGAAGAACTGATTGAACAAGGTGATGAGAATTATGCCTTTAAAGAAGATTTAGATGAAAATTCTCCGGCAGGAATGTGCTATACATCTGCCACTACCGGTAATCCAAAAGGAGTCGTATATTCCCACAGGGGGATTTATCTCCATAGTATGGCTATAGGATTGGCAGATACACTTGCTCTTTCCGAACGGGATGTCACAATGCCTGTAGTCCCGATGTTCCACGCAAATGCATGGGGGCTTCCATTCGCCTCTGTATGGTTTGGAGCCACGCAGGTCCTACCTGGTCCAGGCATGACACCGGCAATTATCGCAAAATTGATCCAGGATGAAAAAGTGACGTTTACAGCCGGAGTCCCTACAATTTGGCTTGGGCTTTTAAAGGAACTTGAAATGAACGACTATAATATTAGCAGTCTTCGTGCATTGATCTGTGGTGGTGCTGCAGCCCCAAAAAGTGTCATCAGGGCTTTTGAACAAACCCACAAAGTGCCTTTTATTCATGGATATGGGATGACTGAAACTAGTCCGGTAGCTACATTATCCACGATCACCAGCAGCATGGAGGGTGCAGTGGGGGAAGAATTGATTGATATCCGCGCCAAACAAGGGCTCGTTGTGCCAGGACTTGAAATTAAGGTCATCAATGAAAAGGGCGAGGTGCCTTGGGACGGAAATACAATGGGTGAATTGATTATCAGGGGGCCATGGGTCGCGGATGAGTATTATCGCGATGAAAGGAGCAAGTCCACTTTCAAGGATGGCTGGCTTTATACCGGGGACATTGCAACAATCAATGAACAAGGGTGCATTAAGATTACAGATCGGACGAAAGATCTCATTAAAAGCGGGGGTGAATGGATTTCTTCAGTCGATCTTGAAAATGCACTTATGTCCCATGAAGGAGTATTCGAAGCAGCCGTTATCGCTGTCCCTCATCCCAAATGGCAGGAACGGCCACTTGCATGTGTGGTATTGAAGGACGCCTATAAAGATTCAGTAAGCAAACAAGAATTATTGGACTATCTTGCTCCCCAATTCGCCAAGTGGTGGATACCGGACGATCTTCTATTTATGCAGGAAATACCAAAAACTTCTGTAGGGAAGTTTTTGAAACGCGCGTTGAGGGAACGTCTTCAGGAACATTTCATAAACCTATAAATTGAGATGGAGTGTGTTGAGAATGTACGTAACCATAGGAAATGTCTTTGAACAATCAGTCAATCGATATCCCCATAAAGAAGCATTGGTCGATCTAACATTAAATAAACGATGGACCTTCCAACAATGGAATGAAGATGTCAACCGAACCGCGAATGCATTAATGGATAACGGAGTGCGAAAGGGGGACCGGGTATCGACATTTTTGTGCAATGGGAGCGAACTGGCCATTCTTTACTTTGCATGTGCAAAAATTGGAGCCATAGTGAACCCGATAAATTTCCGTTTGAAGACAGAAGAAGTTGCTTTCATATTAAATGATGCCAAACCAAAGATCCTTTTATTTGAGAAAAGTCTATCGCAGCAAGTCCATGGGCTGCATGAACAATTCCCGGAAACATTATTCTGGTCCATCCATGAGGAAACATTGCCCTATGCCCGCTGCTTCTGGGATTGCATTTCTGATAAACCGACAGTATTGGCGCCTCAAGAGGTTGCTGAAAATGATATCTATGCCATTATGTATACCAGCGGTACAACTGGAAGGCCAAAAGGGGTATTGCACAGACACCGGGATATGATTGAACAAAGTTTGACTTGCATCGCAGTAAAGCAGATCCGTCCAAAAGATATCGGTTTGGTTGCAGCTCCGATGTTTCACTGTGCAGAGCTGCATTGCTGCTTTCTTCCTCGAGTGCATGTCGGGGCCAAAAATGTCATCATTCATCACTTTGAACCGAAAGAAGTACTTAAAACAATATCCGATGAAAAGATCTCTACATTTTTTGGGGCACCCACAATGTGGAATATGCTCCTTCAAGAAGATTTGTCCGAAACAGAATTATCTTCATTAAGGATCGGTTTATACGGAGCCGCACCAATGGCGCCCGTCCTTGTTACTGCAGTAAGGGAAAAGCTTGGGATAAACTTGATTCAAGCGTATGGCCAGACGGAGATGGGGCCAGCTGTCAGCTTCCTATTAGAAGATGAACAGATACACAAAGCAGGATCTGCCGGCAAGGCTTGCTATAATCATGAGATTCGTATTGTTAAGCCAAATGAAGATGGACCTTCTGAGCCTGAGGACATTTTACCTGCTGGAGCAGTCGGGGAAATCATCGTAAGGGGTCCATCCATGATGGCTGGTTATTTCAATCGGGAGGAAGCCTCCGAAAAAGCTCTTTTTAAAGGTTGGTATCATACAGGAGACCTTGGCTATATGGATACAGACGGCTATTTGTTCATAGCTGATCGGGTGGATGACATGGTCATAAGCGGCGGAGAAAATATCTATCCGAGGGAAGTGGAAGATTTCCTGTTTGAACATGAAGGAGTCCTGGATGCTGCTGTCCTGGGTGCACCTCATGAGAAATGGGGGGAGGAGGTCGTTGCATTTATTGTAAAAAAAGAACCTTCCCTTACAGCAGAAATCCTTGATGCTTTTTGTAAAGGAAGTGCCAAGCTTGCAGATTATAAACGACCAAGGAAATATTATTTCGTCGACCAGCTGCCTCGGAATGCCAGTGGAAAAATTCAAAAGTTTTTATTGAAGAGCAGCCTTAAAGAAATAGACACACCAGTCAATTGATTTTTGATTGCCGGCATCTGAAAAAGTTTGATGCCGGTCAATTTCCTTGATTCACAGCAAGACCATCAATTTGACTAATATACAAATACAAGGATGAAATAAAATGATGAGAATTAAGCAGCATGATGAAATCATTCAAGCAGAAATGAAAGTCACTTTTGCCAAGCAATCTCTCTATGTCAATCTGTATTTAATCGACGGGATTTTAGTGGATACGGGTCCGTCGTCTAAGACGAATGAGTTGATTCCGGTACTGAAAAGCTGGGATTATGACCAAGTCATATTGACTCACTATCACGAAGACCATTCAGGATTGGCGCCATGGATACAAAAAAACAGGGAGGTGCCCATTTTTATTCACGAGCAGGGCATTGAACTTTGTACTAAAAGAGCGAATCTCCCATTCTATCGCAAGGTTTTTTGGGGAGGTCGAAAGGCATTCATTCCCAAAATTTTACCGGAAAGGCTAAACGGAAGGAAATATGAATGGGAATTCATTCATTCGCCAGGGCATTCTCCTGACCAT
Protein-coding sequences here:
- a CDS encoding MBL fold metallo-hydrolase; translated protein: MMRIKQHDEIIQAEMKVTFAKQSLYVNLYLIDGILVDTGPSSKTNELIPVLKSWDYDQVILTHYHEDHSGLAPWIQKNREVPIFIHEQGIELCTKRANLPFYRKVFWGGRKAFIPKILPERLNGRKYEWEFIHSPGHSPDHIALYNQENGWMFGGDLYVLGKPKSLFAFEDASILMGSIQKVLEYDFETYICSHAGIFKDGKKMLQRKLDYLEEVKGKVELLQKKGSSQREITKTLFPKKHALNYLSMFENSPSYLVRSFFQQNNE
- a CDS encoding fatty acid--CoA ligase, with amino-acid sequence MYVTIGNVFEQSVNRYPHKEALVDLTLNKRWTFQQWNEDVNRTANALMDNGVRKGDRVSTFLCNGSELAILYFACAKIGAIVNPINFRLKTEEVAFILNDAKPKILLFEKSLSQQVHGLHEQFPETLFWSIHEETLPYARCFWDCISDKPTVLAPQEVAENDIYAIMYTSGTTGRPKGVLHRHRDMIEQSLTCIAVKQIRPKDIGLVAAPMFHCAELHCCFLPRVHVGAKNVIIHHFEPKEVLKTISDEKISTFFGAPTMWNMLLQEDLSETELSSLRIGLYGAAPMAPVLVTAVREKLGINLIQAYGQTEMGPAVSFLLEDEQIHKAGSAGKACYNHEIRIVKPNEDGPSEPEDILPAGAVGEIIVRGPSMMAGYFNREEASEKALFKGWYHTGDLGYMDTDGYLFIADRVDDMVISGGENIYPREVEDFLFEHEGVLDAAVLGAPHEKWGEEVVAFIVKKEPSLTAEILDAFCKGSAKLADYKRPRKYYFVDQLPRNASGKIQKFLLKSSLKEIDTPVN
- a CDS encoding long-chain fatty acid--CoA ligase; the encoded protein is MMNTPLLLTSFIHRAEKYFPQKQIISRTLSGIQRFTYSDFVKRTRRLSSSLEKIGMEPGIKVGTFAWNHHQHLEAYFAVPCSGAVLHMVNIRLSPEHLVYVINHAEDKILLIDEDLVPVIEKVRDQLHTVETFVIMSDERSLPETTLSPVYSYEELIEQGDENYAFKEDLDENSPAGMCYTSATTGNPKGVVYSHRGIYLHSMAIGLADTLALSERDVTMPVVPMFHANAWGLPFASVWFGATQVLPGPGMTPAIIAKLIQDEKVTFTAGVPTIWLGLLKELEMNDYNISSLRALICGGAAAPKSVIRAFEQTHKVPFIHGYGMTETSPVATLSTITSSMEGAVGEELIDIRAKQGLVVPGLEIKVINEKGEVPWDGNTMGELIIRGPWVADEYYRDERSKSTFKDGWLYTGDIATINEQGCIKITDRTKDLIKSGGEWISSVDLENALMSHEGVFEAAVIAVPHPKWQERPLACVVLKDAYKDSVSKQELLDYLAPQFAKWWIPDDLLFMQEIPKTSVGKFLKRALRERLQEHFINL
- a CDS encoding CaiB/BaiF CoA transferase family protein — encoded protein: MLKGYRILDFSFYLPGPYASKRLAEMGAEVIKVEPPEGDPARSLGGGHVFTANNRGKKSIQVDLKNKDEIERLKELITGTDVILESFRPGILDRFGLGYESVKRIKKDIIYCSLRGYSTVSERRHQGSHDLNYLALSGLLSQMADLENAPIHPTLTLADQIGGIKASESIIAALLHKERTGVGANIEVSILDAAIDLMNNHFQYFHNSKRDNGIPELDGLNPRYAIYETLDNRHMVLAALEDKFWSNFCKGMKLSSFDLAQREMKDIFRMKTFEEWTRFGILHDCCLTPVLSIEEVYSQQIQNSTDAGGITLSSLNPFPSLGEHNELLLGESFFQEQLKKGE